The window TTTCCCTGCAATTTTTATAAACTCTGTATAGGGTCATGCATGAAAGACACGGTGGAAAGAGCATTAGATATTCAGATAACCATGACCATATTAGCTAGTACTGTAGTGGAAGGTAGACTACCGTTTACTCAGTTAAATTTGGTGTGTGCAGCCATGCTCGCATACAAGACAGTTTCAGGAAGAAAGagctttaaaaaattagttcatCTTACACTACAACTCCTCGCCTTCTGTCTAAGTATGGTTGGAATCTGGGCTGCATGGAAGTTTCATAACGAAAAGGGCATCGACAATTTTTACAGTCTGCATTCCTGGTTGGGACTCGGCTGCATTCTTTTATTCGGCATTCAGGTAAAATCTATTCTATTGTCTTTCGTGTTTGCTACTGCATCTTAAGCAGTGATTTAGCTTTCACATTGTTTTTCTCCTCAGTGGGCACTTGGATTTGTGATCTACTGGTACCCAGGTGGCTCAAGGACTAGCAGAGGCACTTTACTTCCTTGGCATGTATTTTTTGGGGTCTATATCTATGCTCTCGCCATTGCTACTGCTCTCACGGGCTTTCTAGAGAAGGCCACATTCCTTCAGACAAAGGAGGTAATATCACGGTATTCTCCAGAGGCCTTGCTGATGAACTCACTGGGTATCTTGGTTGTGGTATTGGGTGGATTTATTGTCCTTGCCATTCTCGCTCCTGCAAGTGGCAAGGTTGGTCCAGCCGAGTAGAGAACCCCTGCAAttcctttttgcctttttggaCTTGTTATAAATCCAGATTGTATTCTTGATCTTGTACCGAGGGATCATCCTCATCACGACATCCATCGAAGTCACAGTAACTCAATGTATTGTTCCTTTATAAACTGATTGTGATCTAATTTGAGGGGAAAGCAAATGATGGAAAACCTGATATTCAGAGTCCGCTTGGTGAAAACGTGAAGCAGTTTCCCTGTTTACTTTTTGAAGGGTTTACGTTCCTAATTTTATCCTCATGGTCAGCCATTCGATTTAGTCCTGCACTGTTGATTGTACATATGCCTTACTGCAGCAAAAGAAAGGGCAAGGAA of the Eucalyptus grandis isolate ANBG69807.140 chromosome 10, ASM1654582v1, whole genome shotgun sequence genome contains:
- the LOC104422082 gene encoding probable transmembrane ascorbate ferrireductase 2, yielding MGVPVVRFPIVPIIRVMGITIISLVLIWAVHFRGGLALVSDDKDLIFNVHPVLMVIGLILLNGEAMLAYKTVSGRKSFKKLVHLTLQLLAFCLSMVGIWAAWKFHNEKGIDNFYSLHSWLGLGCILLFGIQWALGFVIYWYPGGSRTSRGTLLPWHVFFGVYIYALAIATALTGFLEKATFLQTKEVISRYSPEALLMNSLGILVVVLGGFIVLAILAPASGKVGPAE